A window of Ovis canadensis isolate MfBH-ARS-UI-01 breed Bighorn chromosome X, ARS-UI_OviCan_v2, whole genome shotgun sequence contains these coding sequences:
- the CT47C1 gene encoding cancer/testis antigen family 47 member C1 — protein MSTTRGGDQGPDGQQCPAGMAGVQAELSRAREGVDCNSGPRRGDAVPEAGAGGITEASGGPREAALEGGRAEVGEEEQAGGPDLMADAHHFPMAGFRLTLLDLVRSVLSRIYYNDYILVWPHNGHMSVQHRAQQHSSDQGSAAVAEFSELRVSSDGPGEGPAGKAPAQEVEEAEEAEEASLWETAAEESEESSLWEVAQEPAAPEQIGKHQDENSRKEIQGTECEVKEEKYNKKQEEPEKNLDPAKDRPKNSSLED, from the exons ATGTCCACCACGAGAGGTGGAGATCAGGGCCCTGACGGGCAGCAATGCCCAGCAGGCATGGCTGGGGTGCAGGCCGAACTGTCCAGAGCCCGTGAAGGTGTGGACTGCAATTCCGGGCCTCGCAGGGGTGACGCCGTGCCTGAGGCTGGGGCAGGCGGAATCACTGAGGCCTCAGGAGGCCCAAGGGAGGCGGCCCTGGAGGGTGGGAGAGccgaggtgggggaggaggagcaggcagGGGGCCCAGACCTCATGGCGGACGCACACCACTTCCCCATGGCTGGCTTCCGCCTAACATTGCTGGACCTGGTACGCTCGGTGCTGAGCCGCATCTACTACAACGACTACATCCTCGTCTGGCCCCACAACGGCCACATGTCAGTCCAGCACCGGGCCCAGCAGCACTCGTCCGATCAAGGCTCGGCCGCAGTGGCCGAGTTCTCCGAGCTCCGGGTGTCATCGGATGGACCGGGGGAGGGGCCGGCGGGGAAGGCCCCAGcccaggaggtggaggaggcGGAGGAAGCCGAGGAAGCCTCTTTATGGGAGACAGCCGCCGAAGAGTCCGAGGAGTCCAGCTTGTGGGAAGTGGCGCAGGAGCCAGCTGCCCCTGAGC AAATAGGTAAGCACCAGGATGAGAACTCCAGAAAAGAGATCCAAGGCACTGAATGtgaggtgaaagaagagaagtataACAAAAAACAAGAAGAACCAGAAAAGAATCTGGACCCAGCAAAGGACAGGCCCAAAAATTCCAG TTTGGAAGACtag